A stretch of DNA from Clostridium sp. JN-9:
ATCCTGCAATATCAAACACCCTTGAAAAAAACTTTACAGGGGCTATATCTAAAATTTCCAATATGACTGTAACATTAACAGGTAAAATTATTTCTTTTGTTATTAATTTTCTAAGTTATGTTCCTTATATTATAATGGTTATTTTATTTACACTCCTTTCTACGTATTTCTTTACAAAAGATATGACCTCTGCCAAAGAAAAATTTAGAAGTTTAATTCCCAATGATAAGTCAGATAAATTGATTTATATTTTTAATGAGGCAAAAAGAATGCTTGGCAACTATTTATTGTCATACATGCTGATAATATCAATTACATTTATTGAAACCTTAATTGTATTTTTAATTTTTAGAGTTAAATATGCAGTTATCTTAAGCATAATTTGTGCCATTGCGGATATTCTGCCGGTTCTTGGAATAGGGACAATTTATATACCTTTATCCATTTTTTACTTTTTTATAGTAAAAAATTATTTTACAGCATTTGGTATCTTAATTTCATATATTTTAGTTTCTATTATTCGACAAATTATTGAACCAAAAATCGTTTCATCCTCACTTGGAATCCACCCTGTTGCCGTTCTAGCTGCTCTATTTATAGGATTAAAAGCTAGTGGAATTTCAGGAATGTTCTTCTGTATATTTTTAGTTGTCTTTTTTAACATATTAAAAAGTGTTAAAATATTATAATTATGCTTTATATATTTTTATGATTAAACTTTAACTATATTGGTTAGACTTACTATTAGGATGGTGATTCATATGGATGAAAAAGTGATTATTGATCCTAAAAATAAGGATTCCATTGGTTTAATTAGAGATAACATATATAGTGAGATATTTCCAATATTCAAATCCGGCAGAGATATTTCCGTTATTTGTATTGGTAGTGATAGGTCTACAGGAGACAGTCTTGGACCACTGATTGGAGAAAAACTTAAATTTTTAAATAGAGAACACTTTTCTATTTACGGGAATCTTCAATATCCTGTTCATGCTAAAAACATATTGGACACTTTAGATAATATTAATAAACTTAATAACAACCCATTCATTATTGCAGTTGATGCCTGCCTTGGAAGCTTAGAGCATGTTGGAAGTGTAATTTTGAAAAAAAGCCCCTTATTACCAGGAGCAGCTGTAAATAAAAACTTACCACCAGTGGGTAATCTAAGTATAACAGGCGTAGTTAACATTTCAGGTACTATGGAATTTATGGTTCTGCAAAATACCAGATTGTATAATGTAATGCAGCTGGCTGATTTAATTTCAAATGGTATTTATCATAGCATATTAAAAACATATGGTGGAAGAAAATATTCAATTCATGAATTAGATGTATTAAAAAGATATAAAAATCAAATTGAAGCTCAATAATACATTTTAGAACAATGAACTATATACTCTGTTATTTAAAATGTACTCTATTTCATCGATATTTTTACTTCCGCTATCAATTATCAAAGTTCCTTCTGTTCTTACATTGCTTTGCATATTTACATTTTGTAGTCCTCCATTTTTTATATTGCAAATTATTGCATCACATGGAGAACTACTATTCTCTTCTACAACTGTATAACCTCTTTTTCTTAATTCACTACTTATACTTTTTAATTCTTTACTTACATATATAATCATAAATAAAACCTCCTTTAGGTAACTTTCCCTTAAAGGAGGTTTTCTATACAATAATTTATTTTGACATTGCATCCAGAAGAACTTGTTTCTCTTCCTGTGATAATTCGTATCTTGATAGTCCCTCATCTATTGGTTTTGCATATGTAGTACTTTCATTTCTTCCATAAATACCTGTTAAAATAAAACCATTATTTTTCGAATCTAATATTGCTATTGAAAAGCTTAAATCACTTCCTACGTCTTCAAATGCCCTATATCTTATTAATGATACCTTTTGTATGCAATTTTCTACTTTTTGATTTAAACTTTTATATAATTCCTTCACATCTTCTGTATCTTCTTTTACTTTATCTATATTATCAAAATATTTTAGTATTAATTCTTCGATGTTCTTATTGTCTGTTCCTCTCATGAACTTTTTATACTTTCTTTCTAATTTTCCTAGTGCATTGAAAAGTATTATTATCATTAGTATCATGATTATTACAACTATTACAAGTGCTAATATTAAATATGGTTGAAAGTTATTAAATGTTTTGATTAAATTGTCCATGCTTTACACCTTCCTGATATTGTTTCACGTGAAACATATTCATTTATATATTTAATGTTTCAATTATTCTCTGTAAATCTTCAGTGGAATAATATTCAATTTCAATTTTACCTTTATTATTATTATGTTTTAATGTAACTTTAGTTCCAAAATAATTCTCGAGTTTACCCCTGAGTTCATTAATAAAAGGGTTGTTTTCTATAATTACATCTTTATTTTTTTTAATATTTTTATTCACATTTGTTTTTTTTACAAGGCTCTCAGTTTCTCTAACACTTAATCCTTCATCGATTATTTTCTGTGCTATTTCAAACTGGTATTCTTTATTTTCCAGACCAAGAATAGCTCTTCCATGTCCTTCGCTGATTACACCTTCGATTATATAGCTTTGGACCTTTTCATCTAAATTTAATAACCTCATACAATTAGTAATGGCAGTTCTGGATTTTCCAATCTTTATACTCAATTCTTCCTGAGTGAAAGAAAAATCTTCTATTAATCTTTTATATGCCTGAGCTTCTTCGATAGGATTAAGGTCCTGCCTTTGAATATTCTCAATTAATGATATTTCCAAAATTTCTTTTGTACTTCTATCCATCACTATAGCAGGAACTTCTTTTAACTTTGCCTGTTTAGCTGCTCTCCACCTTCTTTCTCCTGCAATAATAGTATATGTATTACCATCTTTTTGTAATATTAATGGCTGTAAAATACCATATTCTTTAATAGACTGTGAAAGTTGAGCTAATTGAGCCTCATCAAAGACTTTTCTTGGCTGCTTATCGTTTGCTTTAATTAAATTGATATCAATCAAATTAGAAGAAGGTTTTTCATTAGTATCAGTATTATTATCAATTTGTTCAGGGATTAATGCCCCAAGACCTTTTCCTAATCCAAATCTTTTGTTTGTGCTCACTATATCAACTCCATTCATTGTCTTTGAATAAATTCTTTAGTTAAATTTTCATATGCCAGTGCCCCTCTGCATTTACCATCGTACAGCATAATGGGTAAGCCGAAGCTTGGTGCTTCAGCTAATCTTATATTTCTAGGTATAGTTGTTTTATAAACTTTATCCTTAAAATATTTTTTTACCTCTGAAACAACTTCATTAGATAAATTTGTTCTACTATCATACATACTCATTATAACGCCTTCAACCTGTAAATTTTTATTGAGGGATTTTTTTACAAGATGAATTGTATTTACTAGTTGTCCCACTCCTTCTAAAGCGTAAAATTCACACTGTATAGGTATTAACACGCTATCAGATGCTGCCAAAGCATTTACTGTTAAAAAGCCAAGCGACGGAGGACAATCAATAAATATGAAATCAAATTCAGATTTCATATTTTGAATTTTATTTTTTAATATTGACTCTCTATTATTCTTTTCTATAAGCTCAACTTCAGCACCTGCCAATTCCATAGTGGAAGGTATTATAAAATAATTGCTGATTAGCTGGCTTTCAACAATAGCATCATCAATTTCTACATCATCATAGGCCATGACATCATAAATAGATGTTTCAATATTGTTTTTATCAAAACCTAATCCACTTGTTGTGTTACCTTGTGGATCTATATCAATTGAAAGGACTTTATATCCAGACATAGCTAAGTATGAACATAGATTAATGTTGGTAGTGGTTTTTCCAACTCCACCTTTTTGATTAAATATTGAAATTACTTTCAACTCCTCACCACCTTACGTTTGTAAAATATTTAAGCTTAAGTTCAACTATCATAATTATATATTTAACATGAATATAATTAAAGTGTTTTTATTAATTTAAATATATTTTTCCCGAAATATATGCAAAAAGCT
This window harbors:
- the ytvI gene encoding sporulation integral membrane protein YtvI, with the translated sequence MEDLIKKLDKIVIFFIIYSLIFFIFFGTLSYTLPFVLALLFAFFLRIPTEYLIKKFKMKNSLASLISTLVFFAILISALSFGIVAITQEVTQLGKSTQNYLSKNSNQIYNFVENLKKYYSNLDPAISNTLEKNFTGAISKISNMTVTLTGKIISFVINFLSYVPYIIMVILFTLLSTYFFTKDMTSAKEKFRSLIPNDKSDKLIYIFNEAKRMLGNYLLSYMLIISITFIETLIVFLIFRVKYAVILSIICAIADILPVLGIGTIYIPLSIFYFFIVKNYFTAFGILISYILVSIIRQIIEPKIVSSSLGIHPVAVLAALFIGLKASGISGMFFCIFLVVFFNILKSVKIL
- the yyaC gene encoding spore protease YyaC, with the translated sequence MDEKVIIDPKNKDSIGLIRDNIYSEIFPIFKSGRDISVICIGSDRSTGDSLGPLIGEKLKFLNREHFSIYGNLQYPVHAKNILDTLDNINKLNNNPFIIAVDACLGSLEHVGSVILKKSPLLPGAAVNKNLPPVGNLSITGVVNISGTMEFMVLQNTRLYNVMQLADLISNGIYHSILKTYGGRKYSIHELDVLKRYKNQIEAQ
- a CDS encoding YkuS family protein, translating into MIIYVSKELKSISSELRKRGYTVVEENSSSPCDAIICNIKNGGLQNVNMQSNVRTEGTLIIDSGSKNIDEIEYILNNRVYSSLF
- a CDS encoding DUF4446 family protein encodes the protein MDNLIKTFNNFQPYLILALVIVVIIMILMIIILFNALGKLERKYKKFMRGTDNKNIEELILKYFDNIDKVKEDTEDVKELYKSLNQKVENCIQKVSLIRYRAFEDVGSDLSFSIAILDSKNNGFILTGIYGRNESTTYAKPIDEGLSRYELSQEEKQVLLDAMSK
- a CDS encoding ParB/RepB/Spo0J family partition protein; the encoded protein is MSTNKRFGLGKGLGALIPEQIDNNTDTNEKPSSNLIDINLIKANDKQPRKVFDEAQLAQLSQSIKEYGILQPLILQKDGNTYTIIAGERRWRAAKQAKLKEVPAIVMDRSTKEILEISLIENIQRQDLNPIEEAQAYKRLIEDFSFTQEELSIKIGKSRTAITNCMRLLNLDEKVQSYIIEGVISEGHGRAILGLENKEYQFEIAQKIIDEGLSVRETESLVKKTNVNKNIKKNKDVIIENNPFINELRGKLENYFGTKVTLKHNNNKGKIEIEYYSTEDLQRIIETLNI
- a CDS encoding ParA family protein codes for the protein MKVISIFNQKGGVGKTTTNINLCSYLAMSGYKVLSIDIDPQGNTTSGLGFDKNNIETSIYDVMAYDDVEIDDAIVESQLISNYFIIPSTMELAGAEVELIEKNNRESILKNKIQNMKSEFDFIFIDCPPSLGFLTVNALAASDSVLIPIQCEFYALEGVGQLVNTIHLVKKSLNKNLQVEGVIMSMYDSRTNLSNEVVSEVKKYFKDKVYKTTIPRNIRLAEAPSFGLPIMLYDGKCRGALAYENLTKEFIQRQ